The following proteins are co-located in the Thermus thermophilus HB8 genome:
- the rsmH gene encoding 16S rRNA (cytosine(1402)-N(4))-methyltransferase RsmH, with amino-acid sequence MRPMTHVPVLYQEALDLLAVRPGGVYVDATLGGAGHARGILERGGRVIGLDQDPEAVARAKGLHLPGLTVVQGNFRHLKRHLAALGVERVDGILADLGVSSFHLDDPSRGFSYQKEGPLDMRMGLEGPTAKEVVNRLPLEALARLLRELGEEPQAYRIARAIVAAREKAPIETTTQLAEIVRKAVGFRRAGHPARKTFQALRIYVNDELNALKEFLEQAAEVLAPGGRLVVIAFHSLEDRVVKRFLRESGLKVLTKKPLVPSEKEAAQNPRARSAKLRAAEKEAP; translated from the coding sequence ATGAGGCCCATGACCCACGTTCCCGTCCTCTACCAAGAAGCCCTAGACCTCCTCGCCGTCCGGCCCGGGGGGGTGTACGTGGACGCCACCCTGGGCGGGGCGGGGCACGCCCGGGGCATTCTGGAGCGGGGAGGCCGGGTCATCGGGCTGGACCAGGACCCCGAGGCCGTGGCCCGGGCTAAAGGCCTCCACCTCCCCGGCCTCACGGTGGTGCAGGGCAACTTCCGCCACCTGAAGCGCCACCTCGCCGCCCTCGGCGTGGAGCGGGTGGACGGGATCCTGGCGGACCTCGGGGTCTCCAGCTTCCACCTGGACGACCCAAGCCGGGGCTTCAGCTACCAGAAGGAAGGGCCTTTGGACATGCGCATGGGCCTCGAGGGCCCCACGGCCAAGGAGGTGGTGAACCGGCTCCCCCTCGAGGCCCTCGCCCGCCTATTGCGGGAGCTCGGGGAGGAACCCCAGGCCTACCGGATCGCCCGGGCCATCGTGGCCGCCCGGGAGAAGGCCCCCATAGAGACCACCACCCAGCTCGCGGAGATCGTCCGCAAGGCCGTGGGCTTCCGCAGGGCGGGCCACCCGGCCCGCAAGACCTTCCAGGCCCTCAGGATCTACGTCAACGACGAGCTCAACGCCCTCAAGGAGTTCCTGGAGCAGGCCGCGGAGGTCCTGGCCCCAGGGGGGCGGCTCGTGGTCATCGCCTTCCACTCCCTGGAGGACCGCGTGGTGAAGCGCTTCCTGCGGGAAAGCGGCCTGAAGGTGCTCACCAAAAAGCCCCTCGTCCCCTCGGAAAAGGAGGCGGCCCAAAACCCCAGGGCCCGGAGCGCCAAGCTCCGGGCGGCGGAAAAGGAGGCCCCGTGA
- a CDS encoding peptidoglycan D,D-transpeptidase FtsI family protein has translation MTAGRERVHLVVLGFLAYVALLALGVYTLALHPPRIQPAPPPPPPPRGGLYAADGTPLALTLEGKRLHPLGRSASQLLGFGERASGRGLEGLERDLNASLSEGRSYTLTLEPFVQALAERALWRGLEESRADYGSAVVMDAEGRLLAVANGPPFDPDAPRKSPEEDISWRNHAFLVPLEPGSTAKTLTAAMLLEEGAATLATRVEAPMRRELEGWTIRDIVPHPPVLTLEEVLRYSSNVGISLLAERLPKETFFAYMEALGLTRTDLLPGIRVAAPLFQPPEKWSRVAYANHTFGQGFLITPLHLAAAYGALVDGVYRTPVLLKGTEGRSWRVFSPATAQALREALARVAVPTAHLPGYRLGGKTGTAQVVVNGRYSQEVFTAWFAGFVPADRPRFTVVVAVHHPKTRIHGSQVAAPIFREIAAGLLAWAGLPPYAEGR, from the coding sequence ATGACCGCAGGCCGGGAGCGGGTCCACCTCGTGGTCCTCGGCTTCCTCGCCTACGTGGCCCTCCTCGCCCTCGGGGTCTACACCCTGGCCCTCCACCCCCCGAGGATCCAGCCCGCGCCCCCCCCGCCCCCGCCGCCTCGAGGGGGGCTTTACGCCGCCGACGGCACCCCCCTCGCCCTCACCCTGGAGGGGAAGCGGCTCCACCCCTTGGGGCGGAGCGCGAGCCAGCTCCTGGGCTTCGGGGAGCGGGCCTCGGGCCGGGGCCTGGAGGGGCTGGAGCGGGACCTCAACGCCTCCTTGAGCGAGGGGCGGTCCTACACCCTGACCCTGGAGCCCTTCGTCCAAGCCCTGGCGGAAAGGGCCCTTTGGCGCGGGCTAGAGGAAAGCCGCGCGGACTACGGGAGCGCCGTGGTCATGGACGCAGAGGGGCGCCTCCTCGCCGTGGCCAACGGCCCCCCCTTTGACCCCGATGCCCCGAGGAAAAGCCCTGAAGAGGACATCTCCTGGCGCAACCACGCCTTCCTCGTCCCCTTGGAACCGGGGTCCACGGCCAAGACCCTCACCGCCGCCATGCTCCTGGAGGAGGGCGCCGCCACCCTCGCCACCCGGGTGGAGGCCCCCATGCGGAGGGAGCTTGAGGGCTGGACCATACGGGACATCGTCCCCCACCCCCCCGTCCTGACCCTGGAGGAGGTGCTCCGCTACTCCTCCAACGTGGGCATCAGCCTCCTCGCCGAACGCCTCCCCAAGGAAACCTTCTTCGCCTACATGGAAGCCCTGGGCCTCACCCGCACCGACCTCCTGCCGGGCATCCGGGTGGCGGCCCCCCTCTTCCAACCCCCCGAGAAGTGGAGCCGGGTGGCCTACGCCAACCACACCTTCGGCCAGGGCTTCCTCATCACCCCCCTGCACCTGGCCGCCGCCTACGGGGCCCTGGTGGACGGGGTCTACCGGACCCCTGTCCTCCTCAAGGGAACGGAGGGCCGTTCCTGGCGCGTCTTCTCCCCAGCCACGGCCCAGGCCCTGCGGGAGGCCCTGGCCCGCGTGGCCGTGCCCACAGCCCACCTTCCGGGCTACCGCCTCGGGGGCAAGACGGGCACCGCCCAGGTGGTGGTGAACGGGCGCTACTCCCAGGAGGTGTTCACCGCCTGGTTCGCCGGGTTCGTCCCCGCCGACCGCCCCCGGTTCACCGTGGTGGTCGCCGTCCACCACCCCAAAA